In Lutra lutra chromosome 5, mLutLut1.2, whole genome shotgun sequence, a single genomic region encodes these proteins:
- the LOC125101242 gene encoding LOW QUALITY PROTEIN: olfactory receptor 2T1-like (The sequence of the model RefSeq protein was modified relative to this genomic sequence to represent the inferred CDS: inserted 1 base in 1 codon; substituted 1 base at 1 genomic stop codon): protein MAAPANIPTCNTILVARYLCQSCKKIFLNVILQLLEVCCLXSSYAVMLILLKXCHFIQKILGHSITVMGSVEVYNTSSADFIFMGLFNRKDISGLLFAIISIIFFTALMANGVMIFLIHTDSRLHTPMYFLLSHLSFIDMMYISTIVPKMLVDYLLGQRTISFMGCTAQHFLYLTLVGAEFFLLGLMAYDRYVAICKPLRYPVLMSRRVCWMIIAGSWFGGSLDGFLLTPITMSFPFCNSREINHFFCEAPAVLHLACADTALYETVMYVCCVLMLLIPFSVVIASYARILTTVHHMSSVEGRKKAFATCSSHMTVVTLFYGAAMYTYMLPHSYHRPAQDKVFSVFYTILTPMLNPLIYSLRNKDVTGALKRALGRFKGTQRVSGEMF from the exons ACTATATTAGTTGCTAGATATCTGTGCCAAagttgtaagaaaatatttttaaatgttatcctCCAACTTTTAGAAGTTTGTTGTC AGAGCTCATATGCCGTTATGttaattctcttaaaataatgtcattttattcAAAAGATTCTAGGTCACAGCATCACTGTCATGGGATCAGTGGAAGTGTACAACACCTCCTCTGCAGACTTCATCTTCATGGGATTGTTCAACAGGAAGGACATCTCAGGCCTTCTTTTTGCTATCATCTCTATCATCTTTTTCACTGCACTGATGGCAAATGGGGTCATGATCTTCTTAATCCACACTGATTCACGACTTCACACTCCCATGTACTTCCTGCTTAGTCACCTGTCCTTCATTGACATGATGTACATCTCCACCATTGTCCCCAAGATGTTGGTTGATTACCTGCTTggtcaaagaaccatctcctttATGGGGTGCACAGCTCAGCATTTCCTCTACCTCACCCTTGTGGGAGCTGAGTTCTTCCTGTTGGGCctcatggcctatgaccgctatgtggccatctgcaaaccccTTCGCTATCCTGTACTTATGAGTCGCCGGGTCTGTTGGATGATCATAGCAGGTTCCTGGTTTGGGGGCTCTTTGGATGGCTTCCTTCTAACTCCCATCACCATGAGCTTTCCTTTCTGCAACTCCCGGGAAATTAACCATTTCTTTTGTGAGGCACCTGCAGTCCTGCATTTGGCATGTGCAGACACAGCCCTCTATGAGACAGTAATGTATGTGTGCTGTGTTCTGATGCTGCTGATTCCTTTCTCTGTGGTGATTGCTTCTTATGCCCGAATCTTAACCACAGTCCACCACATGAGTTcagtggaggggaggaagaaggcattCGCCACCTGCTCATCTCATATGACAGTGGTGACCTTGTTCTATGGGGCTGCCATGTACACCTACATGCTTCCACACTCTTACCACAGGCCAGCCCAGGACAAAGTCTTTTCTGTGTTCTACACAATCCTTACACCAATGTTAAATCCGCTCATCTACAGTCTGAGGAACAAGGATGTGACTGGAGCTCTGAAGAGGGCACTAGGCAGATTCAAGGGTACACAAAGAGTGTCAGGAGAAATGTTTTGA